The Budorcas taxicolor isolate Tak-1 chromosome 2, Takin1.1, whole genome shotgun sequence genome window below encodes:
- the CNR2 gene encoding cannabinoid receptor 2 gives MANAFVVHSLAMLEQRLLGKPGRSPGTHPMEICLKIEAANGSSDGLNFNPMKEYMILSGPQKIAIAVLCTLLGLLSALENLAVLYLIVSSHRLRKKPSYLFIGSLAGADFLASVVFASSFVHFHVFDGVDSKAVFLLKIGSVTLTFTASLGSLLLTAFDRYLCLRYPPTYKALLTRRRALVTLGIMWVLAALVSYLPLMGWTCCPRPCSELFPLIPNDYLLGWLLFIATLFAGIIYTYAHVLWKAHQHVASLAEHRDRHLSGMVRMRLDVRLAKTLGMLLAVLFIFWFPVLALMVYSLAARLSDQVKKAFAFCSLLCLVNSMANPIIYGLRSGEIRSSAHHRLAHWKKCVRGLGPEGKGEIPRSSVTETEADVKTTPGLDSRELSWPDEL, from the exons atggcaaacgcCTTTGTTGTTCATTCATTGGCAATGCTTGAA CAAAGACTTCTTGGCAAGCCCGGCAGAAGCCCAGGGACCCACCCCATGGAGATATGCCTGAAGATAGAGGCAGCCAATGGTTCCAGCGATGGCTTGAATTTCAACCCCATGAAGGAGTACATGATCCTGAGCGGTCCCCAAAAGATCGCGATCGCAGTGCTGTGCACCCTCCTGGGCCTGCTGAGCGCCCTGGAGAACCTGGCTGTTCTCTACCTCATCGTGTCCTCACACCGGCTCCGCAAGAAGCCGTCCTACCTGTTCATTGGCAGCTTGGCTGGGGCCGACTTTCTGGCCAGTGTGGTCTTTGCCTCCAGCTTTGTACATTTCCACGTCTTCGATGGCGTGGATTCCAAAGCTGTCTTCCTGCTGAAGATCGGCAGTGTGACTCTGACCTTCACGGCCTCCCTAGGCAGCCTGCTGCTGACTGCCTTCGACCGCTACCTCTGTCTGCGCTACCCGCCTACCTACAAAGCTCTGCTCACCCGCAGGAGGGCACTGGTGACCCTGGGCATCATGTGGGTGCTCGCTGCATTGGTGTCCTACCTGCCCCTCATGGGATGGACCTGCTGCCCCAGGCCCTGCTCTGAGCTTTTCCCCCTGATCCCCAATGACTATCTGCTGGGCTGGCTCCTGTTCATCGCCACCCTCTTCGCGGGCATCATCTACACCTACGCGCATGTCCTCTGGAAGGCCCATCAGCACGTAGCCAGCTTGGCTGAGCACCGGGACAGACACCTGTCTGGAATGGTCCGGATGCGGCTGGATGTGCGGTTGGCCAAGACCCTGGGGATGCTCCTGGCTGTGCTCTTCATATTCTGGTTCCCGGTACTGGCCCTCATGGTCTACAGCCTGGCTGCCAGGCTAAGCGACCAGGTCAAGAAGGCCTTCGCCTTCTGCTCCTTGCTCTGCCTTGTCAACTCCATGGCCAACCCCATTATCTATGGCCTGCGGAGTGGGGAGATCCGGTCCTCTGCCCACCACCGCCTGGCCCACTGGAAGAAGTGTGTGAGGGGCCTCGGGccggaaggaaaaggagaaatccCCAGGTCCTCAGTCACTGAAACAGAGGCTGATGTGAAAACCACCCCCGGGCTAGATTCCAGAGAGCTATCCTGGCCTGATGAGCTCTGA